atatatagtcatataatccaacaatacattgttataattattacGTTGCCTTCTATAGTCATTTTCTTACTCAATATCAGCTTTGATCTCACTGACATACCTAGTCCTGTCAGTGACAATATAACTATGCACTATAAGTTCAACATTATACCATATGCATATTATTTAACATACTTGGTTTGTAAATCAGTTAAGGCAAGAAAGGAGAAATTAGGCACTTAAacttattttgtatttacatAATTGCCTTTACcactgttctttgtttcttgtgtgtgtgagaattACCAACTGGGGTCATTTacttgcagttaaaaaaaaaaactccttcaGTATTTTTTGTAAGGCAGGACTGGTAGGAACAAATTCTCTCAGTTTTGTTGACCTGAGAAATAGTTTATACTGTCTTCATTTTGGAAACTAGCTTCACCGGACATGAGATTCTTGTTTTATGGATTtaggagttttgttgttgttgttgttttagctttaaatatattatcccACTGACTTCTGGGCCCCATTGTGTCTGCTAGGTCGGCTGTTAATGTCATTAGGTTTtctgtataaatatgtatttgcttCTTTCTGCTTTCAGGATTTCTCCTTGTCTTCACCTTTCAGAGTTTTTACGATGATGTATCTGTTTCTGGGTTTCTCTCTGTTTATCCTACTTAGAATTTGTTGAGCTTCTAGATGTGTAAGTATTTTTCAGTAAATTTGGGACGTTTTCagtaattatttcttcaaacatttttctgctcctcttgctctctctctctctcctctttctagactctcttcatttttctgtatctcttttttcagcttgcataatctttatcaatctATCTATAGGATTACTGCCCGTTCATACTCACTGTTGAGCCTCTCTAGGGATCTTTTTGTTTCAATTATTATACTTTTCAACTCCATAATTTCCATgtgtttaggtttttaaattccTTCCTCCTATTGATCGTCTTGATTTGATAGGCATTGTCATAATGccgtttttactttcttttttttcatgactatttctttttgagagacaaagacagacagagcacgagcaggagaggcagagacagagggagacacagaatatggaccaggctccaggctctcagctgccagcacagagcccgagcgaggctggaactcatgaacgtgtaagatcgtgacctgagccgaagttggatgcttgaccaactgagctacctaggtgcccctttttttacttctttaaacatcttttactttagttccaaaaaatttttttgaagtttcttttttaattttttaagtttttattttaattccatttagtaAACATGCAGTGTattattcgtttcaggtgtacaatacactgattcaacacttctatcacaagcacactccttaatccccatcacctatttcaaccATTGCCccatctacctcccctctggttaTCAGCAGTCCTCTATAAGTAAGAGTCTGTCTTCTgacttatctctttctctctctctccttttcctttttctcatttgtttggttccctaaattccacatatgtgtgaaatcatatggtatttgtctttctctgacagacttatttcacttagcataatattctctagctccatccatgttgttgcaaatggcaagatttcattcttttttatggatgaataatattccattgcatatatataccacatcttctttatgtattcatcaGCCAATAGACACTGTTCATCTTTCATTCTAGCCTTAATATACTGTTCTATTTTTAGAGTCCTATCATCCCTGCAGTTGATTTTTCTTAAATCTGGTTTACTTTATACTCATGTATATTACCTGCTTGGCCACAGGAATATGGGCTTACGATTCTTGTTCTACACTTTATAATTATATGTGATCATAATTTggtcagaaaaataaagatatgaaagaaatatgTGAAAGCATGATCGACTGACAAGTGACTGGAACTGGACAGAATGCACCATTACAATGGAGGGAGTACAGTTCTGTAGTCTCCAGATGCAGTATGGTGCAGTCAGGAGGATCTTGAGCTATACGCCAAACTTCCTGGGTTCCAGTTTTAACTTGTTATGTGATGTTGGGCAGTAAAttaacttttctataattttagcTATAGAATGAGGATGACCATAGGACCAGCATCATAGAGGTGGTCGATTAATAGATTGGAAAAGTGCCTGACACATTCAAAAGTGTTTGCTATGTATTCTCTTATAAAGAACAATTTTTCTGATctgactcaaaaaataaaattaaaatcaaagtatTAAATGAGGTGAGCATatggataaagagaatgaaatgagaagtGCTTTTATTCATAGTGGAGAGTAAGGTATGTAGAGTTCAGAACTCCAGGATTCTCCATGTTCTGTGAGAAAGAAAggttggattttattctttcttcacttGAGTGCATCACTGAGGATCCTTCAGCAGGAAAAAAAGCAAGTATTACAGTGATGTTTGAAGAAGATAATTTCTAAATTGAAATGAATAATAGATGTTTTGCACAAAGGTATATAAGTCTTATTTTCAAACTTCAATTCCACCCGGCCAAAGGGAAATAAGGATTCATATCAGACAGGTTTCCTGCCCCCAACTCTACCTCAAAACACCTAAGTAGCTACCAcattttcatatttgcttttagAATGGGGTTTTATTTGAATGGAAAATTTGATGACTTTAAAATTAAGGGGGAAAAGCCACTGATTTAGAGTCATATTCCAATATCAACATTACTATACCCACTgcattaaataatgtaaaaatccCAATTGTTaccattttagagaaaaagatactttctttttaaaaaagactcttcCCAGGGCTCCCATcatgtctctgttcctcaggctgtcGATGAAGGGATTCAGCATGGGGGTGACCACAGTGTACATCATAGCCATGACAGTCTCCTTCACAGCAGAATTGTTATTTGACGGGCATGAGTAGAGGCCAATGATTGTTCCATAGAAGAGAGACACCACGGAGAGGTGGGAgccacaggtggagaaggccttgTGAATGCCCCTGGCAGAAGGAACCCTGAGGATGGAGGACACAATCCGTGAAGAAGACATGATGATGAGTAGGAACAGGATGATGAGAATGAGCTCTCCAATGAAAAATATAACCAAACCATTGACTCGAGTGTCAGAGCAGGATAGCTTTAACAAAGCAGACGTATCAGAAAAAGTGAGGGATCACATCGTCAGCATAGAAAGGACAGCCTGGCCATGAGCACAGTGTGCAACATGGCATGGGCAGTAGTCAGCACCCAGGAAGCACCAGCAAAGAGAGACGGAGCTTGGAGCTCATGATGGTGGAGTAGTGCAGAGGGAAACAGATTGGCCCCATAGCAGTCATAGGCCATGACAAGGACAAAGCTCTCAAGAActccaaaaaacaagtaaaaaatacatCTGGGCCAGGCTGCTAGCATAGGGGATGGACGGGACTTGGCTCTGCATGTTCTGCAGCAGTTTGGGCATTGtgacagaggagaagcagaggtcagagaaggACAAGTTACTGAGAAACAAATACATGGGCATGTGGAGGTGGGAGTCCAGGCAAATGAGGACAACAATGAGAAGGTTCCCCATGATGGTGGTAACATACATGGCCAGGAACAGAGCATAGAACAGATTCCACTGCGTGGGCAGGCCCAGAAGAAAGAACTCTGAGATGACAGTTTGGCTCCTCTCTGTCATTCTGTGACCCTAttatatttatgaagaaaataacagaTCTTAAAATCCAAGTATAAGAAATAAGTATATTTCTATTGCATGTGACCTATTGTCAAATGGTGAATGAGTGAGAATATAGGCACAGGTGGCAGCTGACTCTATTGAAAATACAGGCCTCCAATGGCATCCAGGTCTCTAAATCAGATGATATATCACATTTAACACCAATGGTCACTTCTTCCTTCTTAAAACGCTCCTATTTCTTGGGTGTGATGACAACTCAGTTTCATGTTTCTTCCTACCACCCTTGCAATGCTTTCACAGAGTCCTTAGTGTCTCCTGCTCAGTCATCAGTGGTCCTCAGAATATTGTCCTTCTACACTTCCCCTAAATATGACAGTGAATCCCAAATGTATTTATCCAGCCCACATAGCTCATCTGCTATCATGTTTTCCTTAGACCTGGATGTTCAGCTCTCTGATGGCCATCTTCCCTGCATGTCTCTTGTTACTCTGAAACCAATCTTTGTGAAATTTAGTTTATTATCTTCCTTGACCCAGAGGGGCTTCACTCCCAGTAGCTCTAGTTCAATGACTGACAGTACCACCTCAAGGTACTCAAGTCAAACCTGAGAGCCATCCTtgactctttcctctcctctttcctctcttcatgCTCTTCACTCATTTATGTACATTACCAGTCTCCCTTTCTGCTCACTGCTCATATAGGCCCTGCCACATATCCCACAGCCACCATTCAGGTCACTCACTTTCCTCACCTGAACCATCGCAACAAATCTGGTCTCTCCACATTTTCTTTCACTCCCTTCCATCCCATTGACATTATCAGAATCCTCCTTTTTATAACTCAAACCTGCTTGTGTCCATATTCTGATTGAAGTCTTCTCTTTCCATTAACATCAAGTCCAAACTGGTTAACATAACCCACAGACCCTTATTATATCATATCAATTAGCTCAGGTTTAACCTTCTCTACACTCCAAGTTTACCaagtatttctcattttctcaaagGCATCCTGTTGTCACCCACCATATCACATCACATTTTCCATTACCTGATACATGCTGTCTCCACCTCATTCCATCCTGTCTCCTAGTAATTCACCCTCCAGACCATTAAATAgagattattttctctttgttagaCTTTAAGGATAGGGGAAGGTTCTATCTCATTCACAGCCAAACCCTAGCATCAAGAACaatgtgaagaaagagaaagagagacatagagagagaggaaagaaggagggaaggaagggaaagaaatttaTGCCAACCCAAGGGATTTCTTGCTTGTTTCAACATTCACCGAAAGTAGTGGAAGTTGACACATCCACTGACACTGAGGCCTTCCAAATCATAGCTTCCAATCCATAGCTCCCTGTTGTATTGATTTCCAGATACTGTACTGCAAACTGTCCAGAATTTCTCTCCCCAGGTTACAATATTACCCCATCTCAAGATATCCTGCTATATGGCTTATGCTAATTTACTCAAACAGCAGTGCTATCATGTTTTCCTTAAGATTCACcccacatagaaaaataaaatatttgcccCACAAAATATCAGTATTGATGTGGGAAGAAATGAGATGGATGTGGAAGTTGAGAAGTCATgggaaagcaaaaagaatgagGATAATTTCCAATCTCTTGGCTCTAGTTTCTCCTCCAGACACCCTTCCCACAGTGGAGTCAGTATTtggcaagaaaaaacaaaaaggacattTTTAGGATGAGAGAAACATCTCCTAactctgaagaaagaaaagagtgcaCTCACTGAAGGCTATGCACCAAGATCATGGGGCTTACACCAGGCATATGCATGTGTTTTCACACTCGGACATAGGAAAGATCTGTCACTACATATTAGTGGGGGGAGGATCCATCTCTGACTCTTCAGGaatttctttctctgagtgacaaGTAGGGTCCATCTATTATATAAAGTACCTGATTAGGAGCCAAAATCAGTCAGATATCCTTACAAATGCTGCTGATGATGAGCCACATGAACTTTACGTACCCCTTACGTTCTACTTGCTTCAGCTTTAAAACGCCGGTACTGCCTTCTCCCTGCCTACCTCACAAAGCTGCTGTAAAATGAAATCTCTTTGGAGGAAACTCTTTGCAAACCATAGAGGACTCTGTTATGAAATACTTATGGATACTATTTTATATAAGTAAATTGAATCTGGTGATACTAATCAAGCTATTTCTAGAAGGTTGAgcaggtttttttaaattcttagacTGCCTGAAGAAAAATCCCATAGAATCACATCATAAAATCTCAATAATACGAAAGCTAAGGTTGGAAGGAGCCTGGGACATATACCCTCTAGCCCAACTCACCACGTATGTCTCAGGATGACCTCAGGACTTTGGccccagaacccccccccccaccacctcttttattTATGATAAGCTGAGATTCATCTGGGTCTACACCGTCCCTCCTCACTTCTCCCATTCTGCCTTCCTGGGCTTGGGAGGCATAGGATCCCCAGTGGAGCCTACGTGCTGAGGGAGGACATTAATAACAAACAAGTAAATTTCAAACCTCCTTGGGACAAGTCCCCAGGAGGTCTGAGGCAGGGACTTAATTACTAGCCATCTTTGGGTAGGGGAACAggcaacaaagaaaacaacagttCGTGCTCTAGTCCCACCAGGAACGCTGCCTCAGCTACCAGAGCCCCGAAGACGTCCTCCTTCTTTAACTCCATTGTTTTCACTCTTGAGGTATTTGTCTCTAGGAGTGTTTAAGAGTGAGTGATAAcctatgttttttattattgcttcAGAAATGTTATccttaaaacatgaaaagaaatgttatttattgatCAACTTGTTCAATAATTAAGTCCCATAATTTATCCCTGCTACATTTAGGAAAAGTAACTGTGAGCTATTTCCACACATCCCTTGTCAGTTAATGACAAAATCTAATCACAGTCTGTAAACACTGACAGTCACTCCCTCCTGGCCAGTTTCCTAGCCATTCCCAGCCGCATCTGACAACTGTGTCTTGGATCCTGGATCTCTGTGAGGTAACTAGATGACAAGGATAGACGGAAAGAAAATGGTGCTGTCAGCAAACTAAATAACATGTGCAAAGATTTAAGAGTTAAACATAGCACACTGAGGACACTCAAAGAAGTTCAGTGTGAATGGAGAGAGTGCAAGGCCTGGGGTGACAGAGTCAGGCCGAGTCCTGGTCAGGCAAAATCTTATAGAGTGTGACAAGCAAGGCCACCTTTATCCTCAGCAAAACATCTCTACATAGCTTTAATTTAATTCAGATTAAAGAAGAGCAcattagcattaaaaataaggaaggcaGAGAAATCACTAGAAGGCTATTTCCTTACCCCAAGGTGAGAGATAATGGTTACTTGAACCAAGGTAGTAGTAAAAGGGTTTCAAAGTGAATATATTAGAGAAATGTATCACCTATAAATATCCACTAAATGTTTAAACCAAACCAACATTTCTTGACACCAGTCTCTTtggaaataagtaaacaaacctGTCCATCCACATAGAATGTAGTGGGTTGCAGCAAACAATGTTCCTGGTGCAATAGTCATTAAACACACGCGtgtgcgcacacatacacacacacacacacacacacacacacacacacaaggggcacatgggtggctcagtcggttaagcacctgactcttggtttcagctcaggtcatgatctcatgggtttgtgagtttgagccccatgtcaggatctgtactgacagcaaggagcctgcttgggcttctctctctgcccccctcccatgtGCATGCACgggcactctttctctctcaaaaataaataaataaactttaaaaacaaattactttttaaattttttaattttgtttttgagagagagagggagacagagcatgactggggtaGGGccgcgagagggagacacagaatatggagtaggctccaggctttgagctgtcagcacagagcctaatgcagggctcaaactcacaaactgtagatcaggacctgagccaaagtcggatgcttaaccaactgagccacccaggtgccccaaaacaaataaatttttaaatcataaacgGTTATCAGAGGGTTGTAGAAGCAACAAAAGCTACATAAATTAAaggttcagagagggagacagactgttCTGAGATGAGGTGAATACAACTGGCTAATTCTGTGTTAGAGGCTATTTGCTGAGTCTGGGCACAGACTGAGGCAGAGGATGTCTGCGAGGGAAATAGGAAGCATCAAAGCTAATAGCAGTTGCACAGTACTGGAGTAACTAGGAAAATTGAGGGCACATAAACATGGTGGCTTTCCTCAGGGGACAGACATTTGATGAATCTGGTGCAGTGAAACTGGGAGGGAGGCCACGTTTTTGAAAAGGCAGGATAAAGTGTCCTACAGTGTTTCAGGACTGGAAACCAAAGACTCATCAAAGGGAAAAGCGTTCTCCAAACACACTGGTCTTTCTCTCAAGATTATTTGCCAAAGCCTGATGCTTTGTGGGGCAAGAGGTTAAAAAGCTAGGCAAAAGAAAAAGTCTCTGAAGAGAATCTTCCATTATCTTTTAGAACTGAGGAACTCTTCAGGTTCTCAATCAAAAACCTGAGCATATACACCCTAGGAAGTGGTAAACAGTCGAAGTCTGCAACCCAGCCCTAAGCCAAAATCAATCCTTGGTTGTACTGACATGATCAAACCATTCACCATATCCGCATAGCAAGAAAGGGAGAGCCACCCCGGTTAGAAGATGACATCATCTGTAGCCACAGCAAACCTAATGGCAATAATGTCCAGCATACAATTAAAAAGACCAGAAATATGGAAGAGGCAAAATACTGTGGccaataataagaagaaaaatgaaagagaaaggggaagatgaagaggaaaacagCAGGAAAGATTGGCTGACTTTACTGATGGagacaaggaatttaaaatacaacaattaAGGAGCaattgggaggctcagttggttaagcgtccaactcttgactttggctcaggtcatgatctcatcattcatgagatcattcaagtgcagagcctgcttggaattctaaacaaacaaacagatatttttaaacataaataaatataatacaacaATTAgtatatgataataataaagggatACATAATTTTCACTAGCAAGtgacatatataaaaagaaatcagtggaCATTCTAGAAGTGAAAAACAGAGTATCTGCAATTAGAAATTTAGTGGatgagagtgcctgggtggctctgtcagttaagtctaactttagctcaggtcatgatctcatggctcatgagtttgagcccaacattaggttctgtgctgacagctcagagcctggagcctgcttcagattctgtgtctccctctctctctgctcctccccagcttgcgctctatctctctctctttctcaaaaataaacatttaaaacttttttaaagaatcctaGTGGATCAGTTCAACAGCAGACTGAAAATAGCATggtacaaaaataataaactaggaAACACGtcaatgtaaaatacaaaactgaatttaaaaattaaaggaagaaaagatgagatCACAAGAGACATATAGGACATGCACTGAAGATCTAATGTATGTATCATTGGAATCCaaagaagacaggagaaaaaatatggaaaagggggagcaatatttgagaaaataatgaataagCATTTTCCAAAGCAGTACAAGACATAAAACTACAATTTTAGGTTGTTTAGCTAACCCCATTGTATAATTTCAAACAAAACTAAACCTGCACATATAAGAACTTCTTAAAAccaaatacaaaggaaaaccttaaAGCAATTGGGGGTGAGAACAAGGGCACATTTTCTTCAGAGGAGTAACAATTAAAATGACACCTAACTTCCTAAGAGAAATCATAAAGAACTAAAGTCAGTGCCATATCATCTTTTCATTGTTGCAAGAATAGAGACTATATGCAGCAAAAACATTCTTCAAAACTGAAGGGAATTTTCTGACAAACAAAATTACAGGAGTCTATCACTAGACCTCCacgaagaaaattttaaatactaactGAGGTGTTACAGGCAAGATGGACATGATCACAGACAGAAACCTAGAAATGCTAAGTTGTAATAAGTCAATTGCAATAAGTCAGGATGCATGTTGTACTCTgtagagtaaaagagaaaaataaaacaatatataagtCAGAGGTATATGTAaagataaatagatttaaaatattagacTTGTTCATTTCAAAGTatgacaataaaaggaaaaaagaacataaaaccgATGGTcaacacaaatgtatggccaactaatcttcgacaaagcaggaaagagcatccaatggaggGGAAAGGCAGTCTATTCagcaaatggtggtgggaaaactaagcagcgacatgcagaaaaatgaaattgcaccactttcttatgccattcacaaaataaattcaaaatgaatgaaagacctaaatgtgagacaggaaatcatcaaaatcctacaggagaaaacaggtaggaacttctttgaccttggccacagcaacctCTTATGAGACATGTCTCCAgtggcaaggaaaataaaaccaaaaatgaactattgggaccccatcaaaataaaaatcttctgcccagcaaaggatacaatcaacaaaactaaaaagcaaaggacagaatgggaaaagatatttgcaaatgacctattgGATAAggattggtatccaaaatctaaaaagaacttaccaaactcaacacccaaaaaccaaatagtCCAGtaaagaagtgggcagaagacatgaatagacacttttccaaggaaaacatccagatgactaacagacacatgaaaagatgctcaacatcactaatcatcagagacatacaaatcaaaactgcaattaGATACTACTTCATACCTGTcagcatggctaaaattaacaactcaggaaacaaaaagtgttggtgaggatgcggagaaaggggagccctcttgcactgttgatgggaatataaactggtgcggccactctggaaaacagtatggaggttcctcaaaaaattaaaaaatagaactaccctacgacccagcaattgcactactaggtatttatccaaagtattCAAAAAgctgattcaaagaggcacatgtatcccaatttttatagcagcactagcaacaataaccaaaatacacacacacacacacacacacacacacacacacactggaatactacttggcgatgaaaaagaatgcaatcttgccatttgcaacaatgttgaaggaactagagtgtattatgctaaatgaaataaatcaggcagagaaacacaaatgccatatgatttcacccatatatgaatttaagaaacacaacagatgaacatagtgggagggggaaaaaaaactaagataaaaacacagagggaagcaaaccgttagagactcttaaataccgagaacaaactgagggttgctggaggggaggtggggagagggatgggctaaatgggtgaaggatattaaggagggcatttgttgaagggcacctaggtagctcagttggttaagcatccaacctcggctcaggtcattatctcccagtttgtgaggtcgagccccacatccggctctgtgctgacagctcggagcctgaagcctgcttcagattctgtgtcttcctctctctctgcccttctgctgcttgttctctctctctctctctctctctctctctctctctctctctctctctctctctttctctctcaaaataaataaacattaaaaaaaaattaccaggggcacctgggtggctcagttggttaagcctccgacttccgctcaggtcatgatctcatggttcgtgggttcgagccctgcgccaggctctgtgctgacagctagctcagagcgtgaagcctgcttcagattctgtatctccctctctctctgaccctccctgctcatgctgtctctctctgtctctcaaaaataaatttaaaaaaacattaaaaaattttttttaatttaccaaaaaTAGGAGGttatttgttgggatgagcaccggaggttatatgtaagtgatgaatcactgggttctactcctgaaaaataatactacacagtatgttaactaacttaagtaaataaatttttaaaaaataaaacagatgggtcaaaaaaattttaggatggtaaatataaattcaaatatatcagtaattacatAAAACCCAAGAGGTTAAATACCTcagataaagattaaaattttcaaacataataaaaaatcaaaacccagcCATATGCTGTTTACATCCTGCACAcaataatcaaaaataaataaataaatatagacagCGGAGATATTTTTACAGCAAGAAGTATTACTAGAGATAAAGAGTGaaattgtagaaataaaaataggttaACATAGCAAGATGGTATCACTATTCTAAATCTGTATATGCCTAAAAGAATAGcttcagaatatataaagcaaaaaatggtagaattaaagttaaaactaataaaagatacataaaccttttaaaataaacacatgcacaATCATTCCATTCTAGCATGAAAGCAATCATAGGCAATATGCAAATGAATAGGCCTGactatgtttcaataaaatttatttacaaaaacaagtggcAGGTAAATTTGACTCATGAGCTATATAGTTTGTTGACCCTTATTTCAAAGCAAACATACACAAtggtgagatttttttaaattttcttctaagatcagggaTGAAACAAAGGTCATTTATCACCATTCAATGTTGTACTGGAAGACCTAGGCAATGttgtaatttaagaaaaagaaacaaaagataataggaattagaaagaaagaaaaaaatgtcattattcacAAACTtgagtgtaaaaataaaaatgcaaaagagtCTACAGATAAACCAATGGCACCATTAAATGCCTCAAGCAAGATCACCAGATATGTGATCAATATGTtgaaaatcaactgtatttctacatataaatagcaaacaagtagaaaacaaaaatcttcaaaatcctACCATTTAACATAGCATTTTAAAAGCATCAAgcatgggcacctggatggctcagttggttcagtggccagctggcttaggtcatgatctcatggttcatgggtttgagcccacatcgggctctgtgaagatagctcagagcctggagtctgcttcagattctgagtgtctccctctctctctctgcccctcccccactcatgctctgttttactctgtctcaataataaataaaaacattaaaaaattttttttaaataaataaaaacatcaagcaAAAAATAGGGAAGAACTCTAGTGAAAACTAAACAATGttactgaaa
The genomic region above belongs to Suricata suricatta isolate VVHF042 chromosome 17, meerkat_22Aug2017_6uvM2_HiC, whole genome shotgun sequence and contains:
- the LOC115282737 gene encoding LOW QUALITY PROTEIN: olfactory receptor-like protein DTMT (The sequence of the model RefSeq protein was modified relative to this genomic sequence to represent the inferred CDS: inserted 3 bases in 2 codons; deleted 3 bases in 3 codons), producing the protein MTERSQTVISEFFLLGLPTQWNLFYALFLAMYVTTIMGNLLIVVLICLDSHLHMPMYLFLSNLSFSDLCFSSVTMPKLLQNMQSQVPSIPYASSLAQMYFYLFFGVLESFVLVMAYDCYGAICFPLHYSTIMSSKLRLSLLVLXWVLTTAHAMLHTVLMARLSFLADDVIPHFFXDTSALLKLSCSDTRVNGLVIFFIGELILIILFLLIIMSSSRIVSSILRVPSARGIHKAFSTCGSHLSVVSLFYGTIIGLYSCPSNNNSAVKETVMAMMYTVVTPMLNPFIDSLRNRDMMGALGRVFFKKKVSFSLKW